A genomic segment from Biomphalaria glabrata chromosome 16, xgBioGlab47.1, whole genome shotgun sequence encodes:
- the LOC106057842 gene encoding uncharacterized protein LOC106057842 — translation MNSTLTYGLAGDDQLQRMENSLLKKWELYEELDKLLSCDAEHLFQKCTDQTASSSDPDASVGTLSDESFKLACEAFRTGEYIDALGHIDEVLKSPNSNNAGMSRILRVKVMNAMEEYLEALRSIVNVDQDLMTFDLLFEGAKALLKLGLVLTAENMMKRVVVATSGDQEWARVSYELLLDIHTKRLYQKFINDAPVVVGLTEHGRGLFATTAISKGTVIFKELPELCDQAMPSVSISACSHCGLSLVRPQDVFSKEHLAVPDLQKAVKKFWLKRPITFCKSCDRVIFCSEACCKEAWERYHKLLCPSHPNSSVAMLYDVRYSFRNVIPTDGQSWQGWWNAQFSPTLMAKMWASIICSARSASERRQVSLHELKAASSQFDKYCNNGKDLTHEAIPKMFELMVNIFKRSKLARYEITPLEFDTRHRQALINGIQFHDTKDSLNKFANIMREDPKKYKKIGQFFAEKLPRAEFHGFFPLASLINHSCYNNVEIVSGEVDEKPGIWVKAVRDITEGQQLFIALVSPEMTKMERRKRIWSRHKFLCQCPRCVFEGDGPHQCTHCRRKAEDFESDSNVAHVRNDNNKQPGQDASSETTISSPTEGTSIIKCNERGCSQLLTDASITNKGSQDILETPESTPEVLGTSSVNTAVNPDADSINSDLSSALLSSHISSNADHQNSQKTESSNEVESLTNPKTIPCMTCAEVEAAEETQKRQTPAKLEPSEQTDAKRVKHFPHCGRCSRAWYCSQACQKDAWKKGHKLICKK, via the exons ATGAATTCGACGTTGACGTATGGTTTAGCAGGAGACGACCAGCTCCAGCGCATGGAGAACAGCCTGCTCAAGAAATGGGAACTGTACGAGGAACTTGATAAACTTCTCAGCTGTGACGCAGAACATCTGTTCCAAAAGTGTACAGACCAGACAGCTAGCTCATCGGACCCAGACGCTTCTGTTGGCACCCTCTCAGACGAGTCCTTCAAGTTAGCTTGTGAAGCTTTCAGAACGGGGGAGTACATAGACGCTCTCGGCCACATTGACGAAGTACTTAAATCCCCTAACTCGAATAACGCGGGAATGTCTCGGATTTTGAGGGTCAAGGTTATGAATGCCATGGAGGAGTACCTGGAAGCGCTTAGGTCGATAGTCAACGTCGATCAAGACCTGATGACATTTGATCTGCTGTTTGAAGGAG CTAAGGCATTGCTCAAACTGGGCCTTGTGTTGACTGCTGAGAACATGATGAAGAGGGTTGTGGTGGCCACATCTGGAGACCAAGAATGGGCCAGAGTTTCTTATGAACTGCTGCTAGATATTCACACAAAGAGACTCTACCAGAAATTTATCAAT GATGCCCCCGTCGTAGTCGGCTTAACAGAACATGGACGAGGTTTATTTGCGACCACCGCTATCTCTAAAGGAACTGTGATCTTCAAGGAACTCCCCGAGCTTTGCGACCAAGCGATGCCATCTGTTTCCATTTCAGCATGTTCTCATTGCGGACTTTCTCTCGTCAGACCTCAGGACGTTTTCTCCAAAGAACATCTTGCAGTGCCTGATCTACAGAAGGCTGTGAAAAAGTTTTGGCTGAAAAGGCCCATAACTTTTTGCAAAAGTTGTGACAGAGTTATCTTTTGTAGTGAGGCGTGCTGCAAGGAAGCATGGGAAAG ATACCACAAACTTCTCTGCCCGTCACATCCAAATTCCAGTGTGGCCATGTTGTACGATGTCAGATATTCGTTTCGAAACGTCATCCCAACAGATGGCCAGTCTTGGCAGGGTTGGTGGAACGCACAGTTCAGCCCAACCCTGATGGCCAAAATGTGGGCCTCCATCATCTGCTCAGCGAGGTCGGCCAGTGAAAGAAGGCAGGTGTCCTTGCATGAGTTAAAAGCGGCTTCATCTCAATTTGATAA GTACTGCAACAATGGTAAAGACCTGACACATGAAGCGATCCCTAAGATGTTTGAGCTGATGGTGAATATATTTAAAAGGTCCAAATTGGCGCGCTATGAGATCACCCCCTTAGAGTTTGACACCAGACACCGCCAGGCCCTCATCAACGGCATCCAGTTCCACGACACCAAAGACTCTCTGAACAAATTCGCCAACATCATGAGAGAGGACCCAAAGAAGTACAAGAAAATCGGCCAGTTCTTCGCCGAGAAATTGCCTAGAGCGGAATTTCACGGGTTCTTTCCCTTGGCTTCTCTGATCAACCATTCGTGTTACAACAATGTAGAGATAGTCAGCGGGGAAGTGGACGAGAAGCCTGGCATCTGGGTCAAGGCCGTGAGAGACATAACCGAAGGTCAGCAACTATTTATCGCGCTTGTCAGTCCAGAGATGACGAAGATGGAAAGAAGAAAAAGGATTTGGAG TCGCCACAAGTTTCTCTGCCAATGTCCAAGGTGTGTATTTGAAGGCGACGGCCCACACCAATGCACACATTGTCGTAGGAAAGCGGAAGACTTTGAATCGGATTCAAATGTTGCACATGTTCGCAATGACAACAATAAGCAGCCAGGCCAAGACGCATCCTCTGAAACCACAATCTCTTCGCCTACTGAGGGCACCTCAATCATCAAATGCAACGAACGTGGGTGTTCTCAGCTTCTTACTGATGCCTCTATCACAAATAAAGGCAGCCAAGACATTCTCGAGACTCCGGAGTCAACGCCAGAAGTGCTGGGCACTTCAAGTGTGAACACTGCAGTCAACCCGGACGCAGACTCTATAAACTCTGACTTGTCCAGCGCTCTTCTTAGCTCACACATAAGCAGCAATGCAGATCACCAAAATTCACAGAAAACAGAATCGTCAAACGAAGTCGAGAGCCTTACCAACCCGAAAACCATTCCTTGTATGACATGTGCTGAGGTCGAAGCTGCTGAAGAGACACAGAAAAGACAAACACCGGCAAAACTTGAGCCATCTGAACAGACTGACGCCAAACGCGTGAAACATTTTCCTCACTGTGGGCGATGTTCTCGTGCCTGGTACTGCTCACAAGCGTGCCAGAAAGATGCTTGGAAAAAAGGGCAcaaattaatttgtaaaaagtaa